The Burkholderia sp. PAMC 26561 genome includes the window CAAGCCGCCGAGATTCCACCCATTCGCGACATGGACGAGGCGCTCGAACGCTTCGGCCCGGGCGCGGACGGAGTCGAACCGCTGCTTGCTCCATCCACGTCCACGCCGATGGCCCAGCCGGTGCATTTCCATCCGCGTCCACCGGCCACGGCCAACTGAGTTCAAGGGACCCGCTCATGTTCAATCAATTTCTATTCGGCATTTATCCGTATATCGCGGCCGCCATCTTCCTGTTCGGCAGCCTTGCGCGTTTCGAGCGCGAGCAGTACACATGGAAAACCGACAGCTCGCAGATGCTTCATCGCGGCAATTTGCGGCTGGGCAATATCCTGTTCCACATCGGCATTCTCGGGTTGTTCTTCGGGCATCTCGCCGGCTTGCTGACGCCGGTCGCCGTATGGGATTTTCTCGGTGTCGATCACAGCACGAAACAAGCCGTCGCGATGATCGCCGGCGGCATCATGGGATGGCTGTGCCTGTCGGGACTGCTGATCCTGATTCATCGGCGCATGACCAACGCGCGTGTTTCGGCCGTCACCCGCATGGGCGACAAGATCCTGCTGCTCTGGATTCTTTGCACGCTGCTGCTGGGACTGACGACGATCGGAGAATCGTCCGCTCACATGGACGGTCACGTGATGGTTCAGCTGATGACGTGGGCGCAGCACGTGGTCACGTTCCGGGGCGACGCCGCCAGCTTCGTTGCGAGCACCCCGCTGCTGTTCCGCCTGCATCTCTTCATGGGAATGACGCTCTTCGTGATCTTCCCGTTCACGCGGCTCGTGCATGTCTGGAGCGGCTTTTCTTCCGTGACGTATCTGGGCCGCGCATGGCAGCTCGTGCGTCCGCGCTGATCGGCGCTTGTCCGCGCTTATTGTTTGGAAAGGAACATCATGGCGATCACAGTCAACGGCACGGAACTGACAGACCAGGATATCGAACGCGAGTTGTCCGGCGAAGCAGAGACGCCCGACGCACATCAGGCAGCACTGACGGCGGCCGTACTGCGCCGTGTGCTCCTCGATGAAGCCGCACATCTGGACCTCGCGTCCGCTGCGAGCGACGAGCAGTTGATCGAAGCGCTGCTCGAGCACCAGATCGCCGGAGCCGTCGCGCCCACGCACGAAGAGTGCAAGCGCCATTACCTGGCGGATCAGGAACGCTGGCGCGTGAACGAGCGCGCGAGGGTCAGCCACATCCTGTTCCAGGTGACCGACCGCGTGGACCTGGCGGCGCTGAGAAAACGCGCGCAGCAAACGCTCGACGCGTTGCTGGGAGCGGGCGCCGACATCGAACTGCGTTTCGTCGATGCTGCGCGGACCTTGTCCAATTGCCCCTCGGGACGGGATGGCGGCGCGCTCGGAGAAATCGGCCGCGGCGATACCGTGGCAGAATTCGAGCGCGCGGTATTCGCCGCGCCCGCCGGCACGCTCTGCCCTGCGCTCGTGGAAACGGAATTCGGTTTTCATATTGTCCGCGTTCACGAAAAATCGCCGGGCAGGATCTTGCCGTTCGAACAGGTCGAGTTGCGTATCCGCGAAGCGATGTCGCTCGCACTGCGCGACCTTGCCGAACAGCGCTATGTCACCGAAGCAGTAGCGCGCGCGGATATCAAGGGTTGGAAAGACGGGAAAGCGATATGACGCAAGCGGCGGCAAAGCTGCACATCTTCGGAATCTGCGGGCGTTCGGGACAAGGCAAGACCACGCTGATTGAAGCGCTCCTGCCCTGGTTCCAGGCGCGCGGCCTGATTGTGAACGTGGTGAAACACAGCCATCATTCGATCGATCTGGAACCGCCGGGCAAGGACAGCGCACGGTTTCGCGCCGCCGGCGCGGGAGAAGTGCTGATCGCTTCGCCGTACCGTTACGCGATCGTGCGTGAGTTGCACGATGGTCCCGAGCCGCCGCTTACTGATCTGATTGCGCGGCTGAGTCCCGCTGACCTCACGCTCGTGGAAGGCTTCACGCGGGAGCCATTGCCGCGTCTGGAAGTCGTGCGGCCGGGCGAGGGTCGCGATCCGCTGTATCTCTCCGATACAGCGATCCTCGCCATCGCCACCGACGACGCCCCGCGTCTTCATGCCGCACCCAATGTTCCGCTTCTGCCTCTGGCGGACGTCGCTGGGATTGGGGAGTTCATATGTAAAACAGTCGGACTTTCGCTTTAA containing:
- the narI gene encoding respiratory nitrate reductase subunit gamma; translation: MFNQFLFGIYPYIAAAIFLFGSLARFEREQYTWKTDSSQMLHRGNLRLGNILFHIGILGLFFGHLAGLLTPVAVWDFLGVDHSTKQAVAMIAGGIMGWLCLSGLLILIHRRMTNARVSAVTRMGDKILLLWILCTLLLGLTTIGESSAHMDGHVMVQLMTWAQHVVTFRGDAASFVASTPLLFRLHLFMGMTLFVIFPFTRLVHVWSGFSSVTYLGRAWQLVRPR
- a CDS encoding peptidylprolyl isomerase, encoding MAITVNGTELTDQDIERELSGEAETPDAHQAALTAAVLRRVLLDEAAHLDLASAASDEQLIEALLEHQIAGAVAPTHEECKRHYLADQERWRVNERARVSHILFQVTDRVDLAALRKRAQQTLDALLGAGADIELRFVDAARTLSNCPSGRDGGALGEIGRGDTVAEFERAVFAAPAGTLCPALVETEFGFHIVRVHEKSPGRILPFEQVELRIREAMSLALRDLAEQRYVTEAVARADIKGWKDGKAI
- the mobB gene encoding molybdopterin-guanine dinucleotide biosynthesis protein B; this translates as MTQAAAKLHIFGICGRSGQGKTTLIEALLPWFQARGLIVNVVKHSHHSIDLEPPGKDSARFRAAGAGEVLIASPYRYAIVRELHDGPEPPLTDLIARLSPADLTLVEGFTREPLPRLEVVRPGEGRDPLYLSDTAILAIATDDAPRLHAAPNVPLLPLADVAGIGEFICKTVGLSL